The genomic stretch TCCTGTTGCTTTAGGAACTGTTTTGTTTTCAACAACCTATGTGGCAACCGATATTTTAACAGAATATTATGGAAGACCAGTAGCAAGACGCGCTGTCCTTTTAGGTTTTGCTGGTATGATTATGATGACAATGATGATGACCATTGCTTTGGGGTATCATCCATTGCCACCTGATCAAGATGGTGGTAATCATAACCATATTCTATCCTTGTTTTTACCAATACCTGCAATTTTGGTTGCAAGTATGTGCGCCTATTTGGTAAGTCAATTTAACGATATTTGGGTTTTTCAAACAATTCGCCGTCTAACTAAGGGACGTATGTTATGGCTTAGAGCCGCAGGATCAACAGCTGTATCAGCCTTAATTGATAATATAGTTTTTAGCACATTAGCTTGGTATATTTTGGCACCAGAACCTGTTGAAATGCATACATTAATTTTTACCTATATTTTAGGTACATATTTTATAAGATTAGCCTTGGCATTAACCGAAACACCAGTTATGTATTTAGCCCGCCGGTGTTTACCGTTCCAAGATCGAAAAAATACATCTGCTTTATCCTTGTAAAATTGGGATATAAATTTGTATCCTGGTTTTTCTTTTAATATTATTCATGAAAATAAAAATTCGAAAGCACGATTGGGACATCTTATAACCCCCCATGGGGCAATTGAAACTCCAAATTTTATTTTTTGTGCAACTAAAGCATCAATTAAATCTGCCTCTCCTGCAGATTTGCTGCGTGAAAATACCCAAATCATTTTGGCAAATACCTATCATCTTATGATTCAACCTGGTGCGGATTACATAGCAAGAAGGGGTGGTTTACATAAATTTATGGGTTGGAATGGACCCATGTTAACGGATTCAGGTGGATTTCAGATTTTTAGTTTGGGATATGGGTCAGTCGCCAGTGAAATCAAAGGAAAAGCGCAACATGACAGACCAGTAACTTTGATTAAAATTTCTGAAGAGGGGGCAATTTTTCGTTCTTATTGGGATGGATCAAAACAAATATTAACACCAGAAAGTTCGATTGATATTCAATGTAAATTAGGGGCAGATCTTATTCTTGTGTTGGATGAATGTACACCTTTTCATGTGGATCGTGCTTATACAGCAAAATCATTAGCCTTAAGCCACCGCTGGGCTTTGCGTTCCTTAAAACAATTTGAAATAATGCAAGAAACAAAACCCACGGGACAAGCTCTTTATGGTATTGTTCAAGGTGGTGTTTATGAAGATCTAAGATTGGAAGCAGCAGATTTTTTAAACAATCACCCTTTTTTTGGTCATGCGGTTGGGGGATCATTGGGTGGTGATATTACGCAAATGCGTGAGGTCGTTGGTTTCGCCATGAAAAATCTTGATCGTCAAAGACCTGTCCATCTTTTAGGTATTGGGGGAATTGCCGATATATTTTATGGGGTTAAAATGGGTATTGATACATTTGATTGTGTTATTCCAACAAGATTAGCGCGTCATGGAAATGCTCTTGTAAAGCGGCAAAATCAAGAACGCATGAATTTACGAAATGCATGGTGTGCTGAAGATGATACACCTATTGATCCAGAATGTGGGTGTTATTGTTGCCAAAATTTTTCAAAAGCTTATCTTCACCATTTATTTAAAGTGAAAGAATTATTAGGAATGTCTCTTGTAACTTTTCATAACATACATTTTATGAACCATCTTATGGCAGATATAAGATGGGGTATAGAAAATGAAAAACTTGATGACATCCAACAAAAATGGATTCTTTAGATCATTTAATGCACAAAATTTAAACTAAATTGCAAAAACAAAGTTCTTTGCAAAGGGTTACGATTATCATCTGACATCAAATAAATTATAAATTCGTTATTTGTTTTGGGATAAGCGGCGATGGCTTCAAAATTATCTGTTGGAAAAGGTAGAGAAAGAACACTAATAATATTTCGGTCAAGTGTTGCGCTTGGTTTTAATTGCTTGGTGGAAAGTAAAGAAAATCTTATACGCCATCCAAACCATCCTAATTTTCTTTCAACTAGTAAAAGATTATCCGTATTCAATGATGTAAGATCAGACACCGTATAATCTTCATCAAATTTTAATGAAATTTGTTGCCATTGGTGATCATCATCTTGGTACCAGCCGGGGATAGGATCCTTCTTTTTTTCATTACCT from Alphaproteobacteria bacterium encodes the following:
- a CDS encoding esterase-like activity of phytase family protein, coding for TGINQIKTGEILNQKAKTFDHKWQGDAEAMTLSTNKSIIIAFEGKNRLWRYQNGPTPFQNVGEDIPMPKNLDGLSENHGIEAIAEYKTNYLIIMGEGNEKKKDPIPGWYQDDDHQWQQISLKFDEDYTVSDLTSLNTDNLLLVERKLGWFGWRIRFSLLSTKQLKPSATLDRNIISVLSLPFPTDNFEAIAAYPKTNNEFIIYLMSDDNRNPLQRTLFLQFSLNFVH
- the tgt gene encoding tRNA guanosine(34) transglycosylase Tgt, producing the protein MYPGFSFNIIHENKNSKARLGHLITPHGAIETPNFIFCATKASIKSASPADLLRENTQIILANTYHLMIQPGADYIARRGGLHKFMGWNGPMLTDSGGFQIFSLGYGSVASEIKGKAQHDRPVTLIKISEEGAIFRSYWDGSKQILTPESSIDIQCKLGADLILVLDECTPFHVDRAYTAKSLALSHRWALRSLKQFEIMQETKPTGQALYGIVQGGVYEDLRLEAADFLNNHPFFGHAVGGSLGGDITQMREVVGFAMKNLDRQRPVHLLGIGGIADIFYGVKMGIDTFDCVIPTRLARHGNALVKRQNQERMNLRNAWCAEDDTPIDPECGCYCCQNFSKAYLHHLFKVKELLGMSLVTFHNIHFMNHLMADIRWGIENEKLDDIQQKWIL
- a CDS encoding queuosine precursor transporter, translated to MGISFEFIINLMNGLTPEWVMAIDLVVCYLVMFILLRLFGAAGLQIYIAVAVIAANIQVLKIVQFSIYPDPVALGTVLFSTTYVATDILTEYYGRPVARRAVLLGFAGMIMMTMMMTIALGYHPLPPDQDGGNHNHILSLFLPIPAILVASMCAYLVSQFNDIWVFQTIRRLTKGRMLWLRAAGSTAVSALIDNIVFSTLAWYILAPEPVEMHTLIFTYILGTYFIRLALALTETPVMYLARRCLPFQDRKNTSALSL